In Flavobacterium sp. N1736, the following are encoded in one genomic region:
- a CDS encoding RagB/SusD family nutrient uptake outer membrane protein, with product MKNIKITLSLLLLISISSCDEFLSEVPDNRTQINTPEKISELLVTAYPSRSYIVIGETMSDNVFDSRITESDLDNEQSFNWEMQTQSGLDTESAFWNASYEAIAAANQALSAIEELGSPASLNPQKGEALIARAYSHFMLVSFWANRYNPATAATDLGVPYITEPEGALLVSYKRNTVKEVFDFIEQDIIEGLKNVTSDYKEPKYHFNVAAARAFAARFYLVKGDWDKVLEFSKEMGTKPTTLRDYVAFNAAASAQKPLEYSKVEQLTNLLVAYPNSIARRGYVNRFYFYANEEDNILGTDTNLWGKPWLIYTSSFYKNNVIIPKFYEYFKVTNVTAGVGEPYTGVVLLSNDELFLNRIEANVMKNNFAEANTQLEYLFSLRTSGYNAATDKVTEANIAAKYPVIADEYTPFYTLTPLQASYIKAIAEARRREFIQEGLRWFDIKRFNLVVEHDTYNNGNQIERKNILVKDDKRRALQIPQRASDNGIEKNPR from the coding sequence ATGAAAAATATAAAAATAACACTTTCATTATTATTACTGATAAGCATTAGTAGTTGCGATGAATTTCTATCAGAAGTACCAGATAACAGAACACAAATTAATACACCTGAAAAAATTTCAGAGTTATTAGTTACAGCATATCCTAGCAGAAGTTACATAGTAATAGGAGAAACAATGTCTGATAACGTGTTTGACAGTAGAATTACGGAGTCAGATTTAGATAACGAACAAAGTTTTAACTGGGAAATGCAAACCCAATCCGGATTAGATACTGAATCTGCTTTTTGGAATGCATCTTATGAAGCTATTGCAGCAGCAAATCAGGCTTTGTCTGCCATTGAAGAACTTGGAAGCCCGGCTAGTTTGAATCCTCAAAAAGGAGAAGCATTAATTGCAAGAGCTTATTCTCATTTTATGTTGGTTTCTTTTTGGGCAAATCGCTACAATCCTGCAACTGCCGCAACAGATTTAGGAGTTCCGTATATAACAGAACCGGAAGGAGCTTTGTTAGTAAGTTACAAACGTAATACTGTAAAAGAAGTATTTGATTTTATTGAACAAGATATTATCGAAGGTTTAAAAAATGTTACAAGTGATTACAAAGAGCCTAAATACCATTTTAATGTAGCTGCAGCAAGAGCTTTTGCAGCCCGTTTTTATCTGGTAAAAGGAGATTGGGATAAAGTATTAGAGTTTTCAAAAGAAATGGGTACTAAACCAACAACGCTTAGAGATTATGTTGCTTTTAATGCAGCAGCATCTGCCCAAAAACCTTTGGAATATTCAAAAGTAGAACAGCTAACAAATTTATTGGTAGCCTATCCAAATTCAATTGCACGTAGAGGATATGTAAACAGATTTTACTTTTATGCGAATGAAGAAGATAATATTTTAGGTACAGATACCAACCTTTGGGGAAAACCATGGTTAATTTATACGTCATCTTTTTATAAAAATAACGTAATCATTCCTAAATTTTACGAATACTTTAAAGTTACTAACGTAACTGCAGGAGTTGGAGAACCTTATACAGGAGTTGTACTTTTAAGCAATGATGAATTATTCTTAAACAGAATTGAAGCAAATGTGATGAAAAATAATTTTGCAGAAGCTAATACGCAGCTGGAATATCTTTTTTCACTTAGAACATCAGGATACAATGCAGCTACAGATAAAGTTACAGAAGCAAATATAGCGGCTAAATATCCGGTTATTGCCGATGAATATACACCATTCTATACTTTAACTCCGCTACAGGCTTCATACATAAAAGCTATTGCCGAAGCAAGAAGAAGAGAATTCATTCAGGAAGGTTTGAGATGGTTTGATATTAAACGTTTTAATCTTGTAGTAGAGCACGATACATACAATAACGGTAATCAAATTGAGAGAAAGAACATCTTGGTTAAAGATGATAAAAGAAGAGCATTGCAAATACCGCAAAGAGCATCAGATAATGGAATCGAAAAAAATCCTAGATAA
- a CDS encoding putative zinc-binding metallopeptidase yields the protein MKILKRYKAIAMITGTMLFVSCAHEDQPTETQLDYTVKTKTVLDNWIDASFLDPYNIKVYYEWNQNLVDNNRYLFPPTVDKVQPAMEIVKKIWIDSYSTIGGADFVKKISPREFVLVGGTNLNTTGTITLGLAEGGQRVTLFDIDYLNKKSRPAVTEFIHTIQHEYVHILNQTKPFDEQAWSKLTPSGYTASWYIQSTASSRALGFITSYARLNIYEDFAETASTILTSSKAEYDAILAGVTDATAKANLKKKEAIVVQYYKDNFNMDFYALRDEAQKNTDFIINN from the coding sequence ATGAAAATATTAAAAAGATATAAAGCGATTGCAATGATTACAGGAACAATGTTATTTGTTTCCTGTGCTCATGAAGACCAGCCTACAGAAACACAATTAGATTATACAGTAAAAACCAAAACAGTATTAGATAACTGGATTGACGCTAGTTTTTTAGATCCGTACAACATAAAAGTATATTATGAGTGGAATCAGAATCTGGTAGATAATAACCGTTACTTATTTCCGCCAACTGTCGATAAAGTACAGCCTGCAATGGAAATAGTAAAAAAAATCTGGATTGATAGTTATTCAACAATTGGAGGAGCAGATTTCGTTAAGAAAATTTCTCCAAGAGAATTTGTATTAGTTGGAGGAACAAACTTAAACACAACCGGTACAATTACTTTAGGATTAGCAGAAGGCGGACAAAGAGTTACACTTTTTGACATCGATTATTTAAACAAAAAGAGCAGACCTGCTGTTACAGAATTTATTCATACCATTCAACACGAGTATGTACACATTCTAAACCAGACAAAACCGTTTGATGAGCAAGCCTGGTCAAAATTAACACCATCAGGTTATACAGCAAGCTGGTATATTCAAAGTACAGCAAGTTCAAGAGCCTTAGGTTTTATAACAAGTTATGCAAGATTAAATATATACGAAGATTTTGCTGAAACTGCTTCAACTATTTTAACAAGCTCAAAAGCAGAATATGATGCGATTTTGGCTGGTGTTACAGATGCTACTGCAAAAGCTAATCTTAAAAAGAAAGAAGCAATTGTTGTTCAGTATTACAAAGATAATTTCAATATGGATTTTTATGCTTTAAGAGATGAAGCACAAAAAAATACAGATTTTATCATAAACAACTAA
- a CDS encoding DUF4302 domain-containing protein: MKVKHIYKYLILALVAVILVACTSTEADPKFDQTPLERLNGQKKELNDLLLSSSEGWKAVYYTDSTQLGGWTHLFKFLPDGKVDMASDFDDGDTSIHRSQYDIQLGSAVSLVFTTANRIHLLSQSDMFPTAALVGKGFLGDFQFYYYGEENGEIIFRTNRSFQELRFVKAKASDWTDLSKNTPIIEAIAGDMTSPLFRLLVENDGTTTTNYEFDFNPDARFGTATSLAPGSEEVFPMSLSYTATGAVVKPAVVVKGQKLTDFTYDSVSNTFVATGTGGVSATIKYTNAPPRLTDDYKRFVNGQPQFVVGYIAANLYTAPTTSDYFRYLINKVNATLPAAQSIARVQIYFNTALNGTYIQYQFNGGKAAISHLVTTQEDAVNKTIKLTNVGWTQSAANVAFLKPIDDELLNIKGLYIKREDFTITYSNTIYTLTSASSSFRMTTYQL; encoded by the coding sequence ATGAAAGTAAAACACATATATAAGTATCTGATTCTTGCACTTGTTGCAGTGATATTGGTTGCGTGTACAAGTACAGAAGCTGACCCAAAATTTGATCAGACTCCTTTAGAGCGATTAAATGGACAGAAAAAAGAATTAAATGATTTACTGCTTTCATCTTCAGAAGGATGGAAAGCCGTTTATTACACTGATAGTACACAATTAGGCGGATGGACACATTTATTTAAATTTTTGCCTGATGGAAAAGTAGATATGGCATCTGATTTTGATGATGGTGACACAAGCATTCACAGAAGCCAGTACGACATTCAATTAGGAAGTGCTGTGAGTTTGGTTTTTACAACAGCAAACAGAATACACCTTTTGTCACAATCAGATATGTTTCCTACTGCAGCACTTGTAGGTAAAGGATTTTTAGGTGATTTTCAATTCTATTACTATGGAGAAGAAAATGGAGAAATCATATTTAGAACCAACAGATCATTTCAGGAATTACGATTCGTAAAAGCCAAAGCATCAGATTGGACAGACTTGTCTAAAAACACGCCTATCATTGAAGCAATTGCAGGAGATATGACAAGTCCGTTGTTTAGATTATTAGTTGAAAATGACGGAACTACAACAACAAATTACGAATTCGACTTTAATCCGGATGCACGTTTTGGCACCGCAACATCATTAGCTCCGGGTTCAGAAGAAGTTTTTCCAATGAGTTTGTCCTATACTGCAACAGGCGCAGTAGTAAAACCGGCAGTAGTTGTTAAAGGACAAAAATTAACGGATTTTACTTATGACAGTGTAAGTAACACTTTTGTAGCGACAGGAACAGGCGGAGTAAGTGCAACAATTAAATATACAAACGCACCACCTAGATTAACAGATGATTACAAACGATTTGTAAACGGACAACCACAGTTTGTAGTAGGATATATCGCAGCCAATTTATATACAGCTCCTACAACTTCTGATTATTTTAGATACCTGATTAATAAAGTAAACGCTACGTTGCCTGCAGCACAATCAATTGCCAGAGTTCAAATATATTTTAATACTGCTCTTAATGGTACTTATATTCAATACCAATTTAATGGTGGAAAAGCAGCTATATCTCACCTTGTAACAACACAAGAAGATGCTGTAAACAAAACTATAAAATTAACTAATGTTGGTTGGACCCAAAGTGCTGCTAATGTTGCTTTCTTGAAACCTATAGATGATGAATTATTAAATATTAAAGGTTTATACATTAAAAGAGAGGATTTTACAATTACATATTCTAACACAATATATACACTAACAAGTGCTTCAAGTAGTTTTAGAATGACAACATATCAGTTATAA
- the fabG gene encoding 3-oxoacyl-[acyl-carrier-protein] reductase, whose product MKLLEGKVAIITGASRGIGKGIAEVFAKHGANVAFTYSSSAASAEALEAELNSLGVKAKGYQSNAADFNEAQTFVEAVLADFGTVDILINNAGITKDNLLMRMSEADFDQVIDVNLKSVFNMTKAIQKTFLKQRAGSIINISSVVGVSGNAGQTNYAASKAGAIGFTKSVALELGSRNIRCNAIAPGFIETEMTAKLPEDVVKGWRDGIPLKRGGTTEDVANACLFLASDMSAYITGQVLNVCGGMLT is encoded by the coding sequence ATGAAATTACTAGAAGGAAAAGTTGCCATCATTACAGGCGCTAGTCGTGGAATTGGAAAAGGAATTGCCGAAGTTTTTGCTAAACATGGAGCAAACGTAGCTTTTACATACAGCTCATCTGCAGCATCTGCAGAAGCTTTAGAAGCAGAATTGAACAGTTTAGGCGTTAAGGCAAAAGGATACCAGTCGAATGCCGCCGATTTTAATGAAGCGCAAACTTTTGTTGAAGCTGTTTTGGCAGATTTCGGAACAGTTGACATTTTAATAAACAACGCAGGAATTACAAAAGATAATTTGTTAATGCGTATGTCTGAAGCTGATTTCGATCAGGTTATTGATGTGAATTTAAAGTCAGTATTTAATATGACAAAAGCAATTCAAAAAACCTTTTTAAAACAACGTGCAGGTTCTATTATCAATATTAGTTCAGTAGTTGGAGTATCAGGAAACGCCGGACAAACCAATTATGCAGCTTCAAAAGCCGGAGCAATTGGCTTTACAAAATCGGTAGCTTTAGAGTTAGGTTCACGTAATATTCGTTGCAATGCAATTGCACCGGGATTTATCGAAACCGAAATGACGGCAAAATTACCGGAAGATGTAGTAAAAGGATGGAGAGACGGAATCCCGTTAAAACGTGGCGGGACTACAGAAGATGTTGCAAACGCGTGTCTTTTCTTAGCCTCAGATATGAGTGCCTATATTACAGGACAAGTACTTAATGTTTGTGGAGGAATGCTTACTTAG
- a CDS encoding Panacea domain-containing protein, translating into METLLNKMSDFTILYCQNMGVSINPLKLQKLLYYIQSWHIVKFEKDILFEEMPEAWVNGPVYRSVYNKYKTTFFRNENFPNNLEEEAMSHKLSKSLENLQLSEDKQELVFSVLNSYGKLSDERLVLMTHSEEPWNEARLGLSPIERSEKKISPETIFNYYTKRIEERNDQ; encoded by the coding sequence ATGGAAACTTTACTAAATAAAATGTCTGATTTCACAATATTATATTGTCAAAATATGGGCGTTAGTATAAATCCGCTTAAATTACAGAAATTATTATATTATATCCAATCCTGGCATATCGTAAAGTTTGAAAAAGATATATTATTTGAGGAAATGCCGGAGGCTTGGGTTAATGGTCCAGTTTACAGATCAGTTTACAATAAATACAAAACAACTTTTTTTAGAAATGAAAATTTTCCAAATAATTTAGAAGAAGAAGCAATGTCGCATAAACTTTCTAAAAGCTTGGAAAATTTACAATTAAGTGAAGATAAACAGGAACTAGTTTTTTCAGTTTTAAATTCTTACGGTAAATTAAGCGATGAAAGGCTTGTTTTAATGACTCACAGTGAAGAACCCTGGAACGAAGCAAGACTTGGATTATCACCAATTGAAAGATCTGAAAAGAAGATATCTCCAGAAACAATATTCAACTATTATACAAAAAGAATAGAGGAAAGAAATGATCAATAA
- a CDS encoding LysR family transcriptional regulator codes for MDFRLKVFYTVALRLNFTKAATELYITQPAVSKHIQELEETYKTKLFERNGSKIALTPAGEILLKHTKSIFEIYRKIDFDMSSFSSERQGLLRLGASTTISQYIISPVLARFHQKQQDIKVNLLNGNTEQIENALISKEIEIGIVEGQSKNQSIKYIPFLKDELVLVCNSKNPLLKQNEITVEDLKTMKFITRERGSGTLEVIEYALKQVGVKLADLQIEMQLGSTESIKSYLLNSDCFAFMSIHAVDKELKNNELVVLDVEKLAVERYFYIITLLGKSDALSELFIQNISSYYNLKL; via the coding sequence ATGGATTTCCGCCTAAAAGTATTTTACACTGTTGCGCTCCGCCTTAATTTTACTAAAGCGGCAACAGAATTGTATATTACACAGCCGGCAGTTTCAAAACACATTCAGGAACTCGAAGAAACCTATAAAACCAAGCTTTTTGAACGAAACGGTTCTAAAATTGCCCTAACTCCGGCAGGAGAAATTTTGCTAAAACATACCAAAAGCATTTTCGAAATATATCGCAAAATAGACTTTGATATGAGTTCATTTAGCAGCGAACGCCAGGGATTACTGCGGTTAGGAGCAAGCACAACAATTTCTCAATATATTATTTCTCCCGTTTTGGCAAGATTTCATCAAAAACAACAAGACATAAAAGTTAATTTGCTGAACGGAAATACAGAGCAAATCGAAAACGCTTTAATCAGCAAAGAAATCGAAATTGGAATTGTTGAAGGACAATCAAAAAATCAATCCATAAAATACATTCCGTTTTTAAAAGACGAATTAGTTTTAGTTTGTAACAGTAAAAATCCTTTACTCAAACAAAATGAAATTACTGTAGAAGATTTAAAAACAATGAAATTCATAACTCGCGAACGTGGTTCAGGAACACTTGAAGTTATAGAATATGCCTTAAAACAAGTTGGTGTAAAATTAGCCGACTTACAAATCGAAATGCAGTTAGGAAGCACAGAAAGTATAAAATCATACCTTTTAAATTCAGATTGTTTTGCTTTTATGTCTATTCATGCTGTAGATAAAGAATTGAAAAATAATGAATTAGTTGTTTTAGATGTTGAAAAATTAGCTGTCGAAAGATATTTTTACATCATTACATTATTAGGAAAATCAGATGCTTTGTCTGAATTATTTATTCAAAATATATCATCTTATTATAACCTGAAGTTATAG
- a CDS encoding YeiH family protein: protein MKTKQYTAAHLFEVNLYIQQAIFALVIVLCLFSIISPPIALLLGVLIVNVFGNPFIAFNHKAITFLLQFSVVGLGFGMNAASAISAGKEGFLLTIFSIFSTLIFGTLLGKWLKTDKKTSHLISCGTAICGGSAIAAISPVIKSNENQTSIALGVIFLLNSIALFAFPFIGHQLDLSQKDFGLWCAIAIHDTSSVVGAANKYGAEALQVATTVKLARALWIIPISLLTAIIFKDKSQNQNAKIKIPYFIGLFILAMLLNTYVPATAIFSPHIVSIAKIGLTITLFLIGATLNINTLKSVGVKPLFQGIFLWIFIAGLSLMTILYLN, encoded by the coding sequence TTGAAAACGAAACAATACACCGCAGCTCATTTATTCGAAGTTAACCTTTATATACAACAGGCAATTTTTGCTTTAGTAATAGTATTGTGTTTATTTTCGATTATTTCTCCGCCAATTGCTCTGTTATTAGGAGTTTTGATCGTAAATGTTTTCGGAAATCCGTTTATCGCATTCAATCATAAAGCCATTACTTTTTTACTGCAATTTTCGGTGGTTGGTTTAGGTTTCGGAATGAATGCAGCATCAGCAATTTCGGCAGGAAAAGAAGGCTTTTTATTAACTATTTTTTCTATTTTCAGCACCTTAATCTTCGGAACACTTTTAGGAAAATGGCTTAAAACAGATAAAAAAACATCACATTTAATTTCGTGCGGAACAGCAATTTGTGGAGGAAGTGCTATCGCAGCAATTTCTCCGGTTATTAAATCAAACGAAAACCAGACCTCGATCGCTTTAGGCGTTATATTTTTACTAAACTCAATTGCTTTATTTGCATTCCCGTTTATCGGACATCAGCTTGATTTATCTCAAAAAGATTTTGGTTTATGGTGCGCAATCGCAATTCACGACACCAGTTCTGTAGTTGGTGCCGCTAATAAATACGGAGCCGAAGCCTTGCAGGTTGCAACAACAGTAAAGCTAGCCAGAGCGTTATGGATAATTCCAATTTCACTTTTAACGGCAATAATTTTCAAAGATAAATCTCAAAACCAAAACGCTAAAATCAAGATTCCTTACTTTATAGGTTTATTTATTTTGGCAATGCTTTTAAATACTTATGTACCTGCAACAGCCATTTTTTCACCGCATATTGTAAGTATTGCCAAAATTGGTCTAACAATAACTTTATTTTTAATAGGCGCAACATTAAACATAAATACCTTAAAATCAGTAGGAGTGAAGCCTTTATTTCAGGGGATTTTTCTGTGGATTTTTATTGCAGGATTAAGTTTGATGACAATTCTTTATCTGAATTAA
- a CDS encoding zinc dependent phospholipase C family protein: MKNFKMKPRLIAFFALGIGFLTLSWGIVGHERINKAAVMALPHPLQVFFYNHIDFITQEASVPDIRKYALNYKDENPRHYFDMENFGPADTWPQTLEEAKKKYDAKFLNDNGILPWYIEDMMVKLTKAFKDKNRAEILFLAADLGHYIGDAHMPLHTSANHDGQLSDQKGIHSLWESKLPELFAKNYKLNVPQAHYYEDVHKATWDLINDTHSLAQPLLDIDKKLRTSTPENETFKLDADGKVLKNKYNSTVFSDEYAKKLHKELNGMVENQMRKAIEATASFWYTAWVNAGKPDLSDLDSSAVTQRNNQALKDDYKLYQQGYLFGMQNQND; the protein is encoded by the coding sequence ATGAAAAACTTTAAAATGAAACCAAGACTAATTGCTTTTTTCGCATTAGGAATTGGATTTTTGACATTATCCTGGGGGATCGTTGGACATGAACGTATTAACAAAGCAGCAGTAATGGCTTTGCCACATCCACTTCAGGTATTTTTTTACAATCACATTGATTTTATTACGCAAGAAGCTTCCGTTCCGGATATTCGTAAATATGCCTTAAATTATAAAGATGAGAATCCGAGACATTATTTTGATATGGAAAATTTTGGTCCTGCTGACACATGGCCACAAACATTAGAAGAAGCAAAGAAAAAATACGATGCCAAATTCTTAAATGATAACGGAATTTTACCTTGGTATATCGAAGATATGATGGTAAAATTAACCAAAGCTTTTAAAGATAAAAACAGAGCAGAAATTTTATTTCTTGCCGCAGATTTAGGTCATTATATAGGAGATGCGCATATGCCGCTGCATACTTCTGCAAATCATGACGGACAATTGAGCGATCAAAAAGGAATTCATTCTCTTTGGGAAAGCAAATTGCCTGAATTATTTGCTAAAAATTACAAATTAAATGTTCCGCAGGCACATTATTATGAAGATGTTCATAAAGCAACCTGGGATTTGATTAATGATACGCATAGTTTGGCTCAGCCGTTGTTAGACATTGACAAAAAACTTAGAACTTCAACTCCTGAAAACGAGACTTTTAAATTGGATGCTGATGGAAAAGTGTTGAAAAACAAATACAATTCGACTGTTTTCTCTGATGAATATGCTAAGAAACTGCATAAAGAATTAAATGGAATGGTTGAAAATCAAATGAGAAAAGCCATTGAAGCAACGGCAAGTTTTTGGTACACAGCGTGGGTAAATGCCGGAAAACCTGATCTAAGCGATTTAGATTCTTCAGCGGTTACACAAAGAAATAATCAGGCTTTAAAAGACGATTACAAACTATACCAACAAGGATATTTGTTTGGAATGCAGAATCAGAATGACTAG
- a CDS encoding LTA synthase family protein yields the protein MTFYKKFSPFYNLGLFYFVISFILRVVLFFHPITQSSFTFIESLKIFTLGLISDFFLFIIAAVFLWLYLIFISNSKYNKPSGYIILGFLVALFAYVASGKSIFDEYGGALPKIVLIFIGLKTVLFALLLFLPKLRDKIRYWLFAFVMFLYVLLILQNGLSEYFFWNEFGVKYNFIAVNYLIYTNEVIGNIMQSYPVIPLFLALFLVTGIVTYFILEKSKSYINHIPAFKEKLKISAIYIVLFLVSLLAIPTLAKTENSKNVFVNELQSNGLYKFYLAFQNNKLDYFKFYKTLPNQKAFAILKQQFPTISGENTSRKIESDSAETHKNVVLITIESYSAEFMKAYGNEQNVTPFLDSLAQKSLQFTNLYAAGNRTVRGLEAVTLCLPPTAGESVLKREDNKNKFSTGAIFKQKGYNVKFMYGGDAFFDNMQDFYSGNGYQIIDKSSFAPSEISFSNVWGVCDEDMYYKAIKVMNVEGKQKQPFFNHIMTVSNHRPFTYPNNKIDIPGDIKSRDGGVKYTDYALRKFFAMASRQPWFKNTVFVIVADHCASSAGKTELPLDKYRIPAFIYSPNGKPEKCNKLMSQIDLMPTLFGLLHFDYQSKFFGQDVLKPDYKPRAFIATYQDLGLIKDNVLTILSPKQQVKQFKLQLDSKPGIAPEFQIYYSETPLKSERTDLVNETISFYQSASDMLKKKKYQK from the coding sequence ATGACATTTTACAAGAAATTTTCTCCTTTTTACAATCTTGGCCTATTTTACTTTGTTATCAGTTTTATATTACGAGTTGTTTTATTCTTTCATCCTATCACTCAAAGTTCTTTTACTTTTATTGAGAGCTTAAAGATATTCACTTTAGGACTTATCTCAGACTTTTTTCTGTTTATAATTGCTGCTGTATTTTTATGGCTGTATTTGATTTTTATTTCTAATTCTAAATATAATAAACCTTCAGGATATATTATTCTGGGATTTCTTGTCGCTTTATTTGCTTATGTGGCTTCGGGAAAAAGTATTTTTGATGAATACGGCGGCGCTTTACCAAAAATTGTCTTAATTTTTATCGGACTAAAAACAGTTTTGTTTGCACTTTTACTTTTTCTTCCAAAATTAAGAGATAAAATAAGATATTGGCTTTTTGCTTTTGTTATGTTTTTGTATGTTTTATTAATTCTGCAAAACGGATTAAGCGAATATTTCTTTTGGAATGAATTTGGCGTAAAATATAACTTTATCGCAGTAAATTACCTGATTTATACCAATGAAGTTATCGGAAATATTATGCAGTCTTATCCTGTAATTCCTCTATTTTTAGCTTTATTTTTGGTAACGGGAATAGTAACTTATTTTATTCTGGAAAAATCAAAAAGTTATATCAATCATATTCCAGCCTTTAAAGAAAAATTAAAAATTTCGGCTATTTATATCGTCTTATTTTTAGTTTCATTACTTGCCATTCCTACTTTGGCTAAAACAGAGAATTCTAAAAATGTTTTTGTTAATGAATTGCAGTCAAACGGATTGTATAAATTTTATTTGGCTTTTCAGAATAATAAATTAGATTATTTTAAATTCTATAAAACACTTCCAAATCAAAAAGCATTTGCGATTTTAAAACAGCAATTTCCGACTATTTCCGGCGAAAACACAAGTCGTAAAATAGAAAGTGATTCAGCAGAAACTCATAAAAATGTGGTTTTGATTACGATCGAAAGTTATAGTGCCGAATTTATGAAGGCGTATGGAAATGAGCAGAATGTAACACCTTTTTTAGATAGTTTAGCTCAAAAAAGTTTGCAATTTACCAATTTGTATGCCGCTGGAAACAGAACAGTTCGCGGACTTGAGGCTGTAACTTTGTGTTTACCGCCAACTGCAGGTGAAAGTGTTTTAAAAAGAGAAGACAATAAAAATAAATTTTCTACTGGAGCCATTTTCAAACAAAAAGGGTACAACGTTAAATTTATGTACGGCGGCGATGCTTTTTTTGATAATATGCAGGATTTTTATTCCGGAAACGGGTATCAGATTATTGATAAATCGAGTTTTGCGCCGAGTGAAATTTCGTTTTCAAATGTTTGGGGCGTTTGTGATGAAGATATGTATTATAAAGCCATAAAGGTTATGAATGTTGAAGGCAAGCAAAAACAGCCTTTCTTTAATCATATTATGACGGTTAGTAATCACAGGCCTTTTACGTATCCAAATAATAAAATTGATATTCCGGGCGATATAAAATCTCGTGACGGCGGGGTGAAATATACGGATTATGCTTTGCGAAAATTCTTTGCAATGGCAAGTAGACAGCCGTGGTTTAAAAATACGGTTTTTGTAATTGTTGCAGATCATTGTGCTTCGAGTGCGGGAAAAACAGAACTTCCGCTGGATAAATACAGAATTCCGGCTTTTATATATTCTCCGAATGGAAAACCTGAAAAATGCAATAAATTAATGTCTCAAATTGATTTAATGCCTACTCTTTTCGGCTTGCTTCATTTTGATTATCAAAGCAAATTTTTCGGACAGGATGTTTTAAAACCAGACTATAAACCAAGAGCTTTTATTGCAACGTATCAGGATTTAGGTTTGATAAAAGATAATGTTTTGACCATTTTATCTCCGAAACAGCAGGTAAAACAATTTAAACTACAATTAGATTCAAAACCCGGCATAGCTCCTGAATTTCAAATTTATTATAGTGAAACTCCTTTAAAATCTGAGAGAACTGATTTAGTGAATGAAACGATTTCCTTTTATCAATCGGCATCAGATATGTTGAAGAAAAAGAAGTATCAGAAGTAA
- a CDS encoding response regulator transcription factor has protein sequence MHILIVEDELGIIQFLQQGLQEEGYQVTTANDGSKGFELSQNQRFDLILLDWMLPKINGLELCKAIRIKDQSTPIIFLTAKDTVQETIEGLKAGANDYIKKPFSFEELAERIKIHFRKQKGTETLTLGSIKIDLSKYIVLKNDEEVSLTHREFELLTYLIRNKGKVCSRNDILRDVWEINFEYDTGVIDVFMNAIRKKLNLKIEEDYIKTIRGVGYIAND, from the coding sequence ATGCATATTTTAATAGTTGAAGATGAATTAGGAATCATTCAGTTTTTGCAGCAAGGACTGCAGGAAGAAGGATATCAGGTTACAACAGCAAACGATGGTTCAAAAGGTTTTGAATTGTCTCAAAATCAACGATTTGATTTGATTTTGTTAGATTGGATGCTGCCAAAAATAAATGGCTTAGAATTATGCAAAGCTATCAGAATCAAAGATCAGTCGACACCAATTATATTTTTGACGGCAAAAGATACGGTTCAGGAAACTATAGAAGGCTTAAAAGCCGGAGCAAATGATTATATAAAAAAGCCCTTTAGTTTTGAAGAATTGGCAGAACGAATCAAAATTCATTTTAGAAAACAAAAAGGAACCGAAACACTTACTTTAGGATCTATAAAAATTGATTTATCAAAATATATTGTTTTAAAAAATGATGAAGAAGTTTCCCTGACTCACAGAGAATTTGAATTGCTAACCTATTTAATTCGAAATAAAGGCAAAGTCTGCTCCAGAAATGACATTTTAAGAGATGTTTGGGAGATTAATTTTGAATATGATACCGGCGTTATCGATGTTTTTATGAATGCAATCAGAAAAAAACTCAATTTAAAAATTGAAGAAGATTATATAAAAACAATTCGTGGTGTGGGTTACATTGCAAATGACTAA